In the genome of Massilia sp. W12, the window AAAAAATGCATTTTATTTATCTTTAAGCAAAAATTGATTACTGATCGCTTTAAAACTGATAGTGGGGAATTTTCCGCACGCTGGCTGATTTTCTCATCAAGCTTATTTCCTCTGGATGTGCTGAACAGAGCGCATGCTTAGCCTGCGCTGAATAACCATGCGCAAATACTAACATGACGAAAGGAAATCGCTTAATTCACACACATCCAGGCCGGCATATCCTGCATATCCGCATGCAACAAGCCATAGCCGCCCAAGGCCAGCAAGGCCAGCGTTAACAGCCAGCGTGCGGCGGGATGGCGCAAGGCCATCAAACCCGGCAGGACTAAAAGATGCGGCAGGCTGCACAGGCCAAACACCAGCAGCAACACGGCGCCGGCCAGGGGCGAGGCGGACAGCAAGGCCAGCGGCAGCACCAAATACAACAGGCCGCAAGGCAGACAGCCCCAGGCCAGCCCCAATAAAAATGGATGGCGCCGGCCCTGGCTGAAGAGTTGACTGGCGCGCGCCGGCACAGCGGCAAGGCGCGCGCCGCTGACAAGGCGCTGCAGCAGCGCCGCGCCGGCTTGCAAAGGCAATTCCAGCAAGGCCGCCAGACGCGGCGTATGCGGCTGCAGCAAGCCGGGCAACAGACGCCAGGCGAACAGCAAGAGCCACAGATTGGACAGTAAAAACCAAAAGCGGGCAAAAGCATGGTCGGGCTGCAAAATCAAACTGCCGGCGCCAAGCAAACCGGCGACTCCGCCCGCCGCCATATACAGACTCAAACGCCCGGCGTGCAACTTGATTTGCCAAAGCAGGCCGGCAGCGGGCGCTGCCGCCGACTGCAGCCACAACACGCGCGCCTGTGCGCCGCCGCCCGGGATGTCAGCCGGCGCCTGTTTTTGCAATAAACGCAGCACCGGGCTGCACATGCCGGCGCAGTGCAGCCCGCCGGCCAGGCCGGCAGCGGCAGCCGCCAACAGCAAAGACAGATTCAACATGCGCGCCTCAAATCAGGCGGGAATAAGTAGCCTGGGTGGCCTGGTGTAAAAAGGCGTCGAATTCCATCGCCACAGCACGCACGAACATGCGTCCGCGCGCAGTGATGCGCAAACCCTGCGCATCGAGCTGGATCAAGTCCATATCCTGATAGCTTTGCAAGCGCGCCAACTCGGGCGCGAAGTAAGCGCTGAAATCAATTTGCCAGGCTTGGCCGAAGGCGGCGAAATCGAGCGGCCGCGCGCACATGATGTGCTGAATCACCGTGCGCCGCAGTTTTTCATCGCGACTGAAGTGAAAGCCCTTCTCCACCGGCAGCACGCCGGCGTCGAGCATGGCGTAATACTGCGGCAATTCGCGTTGCGCCTGCACATAGGCGTCGCCGATCAAACCGATGCTGGATGCGCCCAGGGCCAGCAAATCGCATTCGGCGGAGGTGGTGTAGCCCTGGAAATTACGGTGCAGGCGATGGTCGCGCAGGGCCTGACTCAGGCTGTCATCAGGCCGCGCAAAATGATCCAGGCCGATATACACATAGCCGGCTTCGGTCAAGCGGCGTAAGGATAATAAAAAGATTTGCAAACGCTCTTCCGCCGACGGCAGATCCGCTTCCAGAATGCGGCGTTGCGGCTTGAAGCGTTGCGGCAGGTGCGCGTAGTTGTAGAGCGCGATGCGGTCTGGCATCAATTCCAGCACCTGCGAAATGGTGGCGTCAAAACTGCCCAGGTTTTGCTTGGGCAAGCCGTAAATCAAATCGACATTGATCGAGGAAAAACCATTTTCGCGCGCCGCCTGCATGGCTTCCTGCACCATCGCATACGGTTGAATCCGGTGCACCGCCTGTTGTACGGCGGCATCAAAATCCTGCACCCCAAAACTGGTGCGGTTAAAACCCAAGGCGGCCAGCTGGGCCATGCTGTTGTGGCTGACGGTGCGCGGGTCGATTTCAATGCCCAGTTCTGCGCCATCCTCAAAAACAAAGCCGGCGCGCAGGATGTCCATCAACTGCGTCAATTCAGCATTGTTGAGGAAGGTTGGCGTGCCGCCGCCAAAATGCAATTGGCGCAAGCTTTGGCCAGCCGGCATATGCTGGCTGGCCAATTGCAATTCACGTTGCAGATAGCGGATATATTCCCCGCCCTGCCCCTTGTTTTTGGTGATGACTTTGTTGCAGGCGCAGTAATAGCACAGCGAGGCGCAGAACGGGATGTGCACGTAGAGTGAAAGCGGAGCCGCCTGCCCGGCTTCGAGCAATGCCGCGCGGCGTTTCAACGCCTGATGGTAGTCAAGTGCGCCAAAACTGGCCTGGAAACGATCTGCGCTGGGATAGGAGGTATAACGCGGGCCGGACTTGTTGAAGCGTCGGATCAGTTCTTCATCAATAATCAATTGCGCAGCATCCTCTGCCGCAAGCCTTGCATTCATACCTTCTCCGCCGCTCAAGCCGGGCGGGTGCGCCCGGTCAACATCAGTAATACCGTAATGCTGCTGGCTACTGTTCCCAAAAACCAGAACACCAGGAAGCCCAGCGTATAAAAGCCGAGACTGCTCAGATGAATGTGATGGTCCATCAAGATCAGCTCTTCCGGATCGACCATGCTGAATATCACGCCGGACGATACGCAAGCCATCAAGAACGCTGGCCACAACACCACCATCAAAACCCGGGCAAAGGGTACGCTCGGTTCCGCCACTTCCAATCTGTTCATGCTCGCCTCCTTGTTCACGCTGGCCGGGGTGGCTGGCGTGGTTATCCCTGTTTATTTCAGGGTTATTGTCAAGAGCGAATTTGTATCTTATTTTTACCGGTTTGCCAAGCCGTTTTATTTCGCAGCTTGCAATTTCACCTCCGGATCGCGGCTTGGCTGCCACTGTCCGGTGAGACGCCAGTCGTCATGTTGCAATTTGACGCGCCAGACGTGTTTGCTCTGCCACAGTTGCAAAGGAAGCGCGGCGCGGTACACGCCGATTTCCGCTTGCCGCAGCGGCAGTTTGAATTGCTGCTCAATCTGATGGCCTTCCAGCCCCACAGACAGCAGTAATTCCATTTTAGGCGGCGCCTTGACGCCGCCTTCCAATTTCAGCAGGACATCTTTATCGCTCATTGTCAGCAGCGCCCGCATATTGTACAAAGCGGCTTTTTCATCGCGTTTGAGGTCTTCATCCACGCGCAAACCCCGTTTGTAATAATCGCTTGCGATCAGCTTATCGTCGCTTTGATACGCCAGCACAGCGGTGTAAATCGAGGCGCACACCACCAAAAGCGGCCCGCCCAGCACCAGCGCCATCCAGGGTTCGCGGTACCAGCGCTGGCGCGCTGGCGGCGCCGCCAGCGCCGGATCGAGTTGATTGCTTTGTTGCATGCTGTGCTCCTTTAATTGCGCGGCGCCAGGAACACGGCCTTTTCGCGCACTTCCACACTCGCCGTCTCACGGTCGCGCACGATGAAGGTAATCCGGTTCGAGCCTTTTTGCGCCTGATCCGCCGGCACGCGCACGCGCACCGGAATGGATTGGGTGGTGGCCGGGCCTAATTCAAAAGTTGGATCGGAAACAATCGCGATCCCGCTCAAGCCTTCCACTGCGATTTCATAGCGGTGCGGCTTTTCTTCGGTGTTCATGATCTGCAAGCGGTACACATTGTCCACTGCGCCGGTGTCTGTCACGCGCGGCAGACCACGGTCGCGCAGCACGTCCACTTTCAAGGGCTGACGCACGGTCAGGCTGAACGCGGTCAAGAGGCAGATCAAGAGCAATGCGCCGGTATAGATCAGGGTGCGCGGACGCAGCAGATGGCGCCACATTTCGCCCCGCTCCTGCGCCGCCGGCATATTCTGATCCAGCGCGCGTTGCGTGGTGTAACGGATCAAGCCAGGTTCATACCCCATTTTATCCATCACCTGATCACAGGCGTCGATACAGGCGGCGCAACCGATGCATTCGTATTGCAAACCTTTGCGGATATCAATCCCGGTAGGACAGACCTGTACACAGATGCCGCAATCGACGCAAGAGCCCAGGCCGAGCTTGGCCGGATCATCTTTTTTATTGCGCGAACCACGCGGTTCGCCGCGTCTTTCGTCATATGTGATGGTGAGCGTGTCTTTGTCGAACATAGCGCTCTGAAACCGGGCGTAGGGACACATATACTTACACACCTGTTCACGCATCCAGCCGGCATTGCCGTAGGTGGCGAAGGCATAGAAGAAGACCCAGAACATTTCCCACGGCCCGAGTGAGAAAGTGGCGAATTCATGCGCCAGATGTTTGATCGGCGTGAAATACCCGACAAAGGTGAAGCCGGTCCACAAGGCCAGCGCAATCCACAGAAAATGCTTGGTGAATTTGCGGCTGAATTTTTGCAGCGACATGCCGGCCTGATCGAGTTTGATGCGGGCGCCACGATCGCCTTCAACCTTGCGCTCAATCCACATGAAAATTTCGGTGTACACGGTTTGCGGGCAGGCATAGCCGCAAAACAGGCGTCCGGCAATCGCGGTGAACAAGAATAGTGAGAGCGCGGAAACAACCAGCAAAATCGCCAGATAAATAAAATCCTGCGGCCAGAACACGATGCCGAAGATATAAAACTTACGCGACGCCAGATCAAACAGCACGGCTTGCCGCCCATTCCACTCCAGCCAGGCAGCGCCGTAAAACAGGGTTTGCGTAAAAATGATTAAAGCGATGCGCCAGCTGGCGAACCAGCCGTGCACCGCGCGCGGATAAATCTTTTTGCGGACTTCGTATAGAGCCTGTTCGACTTCACGCACCTCGCCAGGCGCAAGCTCCCCGGCCTGCGCCTGTGGCGCTTCGGTCGGGGCCGGAACCGGCTTGATGGGTATGACTTTCATGTGCGCTTTCCTGTCCGCAAGTGGGCCGGCGGCGGAGGCCGCCGGCTGTGGTTTATTTGCCGCCTGTCTTTGCATCCTTCAGATCCTGTGCAATCTTGCCGGCTTGCTCGGCGTCAATCGTGTTGGACAAGCCCCAGACATAGGCGGTCAGCAGATGAATCTTGGCTGGCGACAGGATTTCTTTGTGCGCCGGCATTTGATTGTCACGCCCTTTGGTGATGCTTTCCATGACGTTTTGCAAGCCGCCGCCGTGCAGCCAGACCTTATCGGTCAGATTCGGCGCGCCCATGGCCTGATTACCCTTGCCATCCGCGCCATGGCAGGCGGCGCAGGCGGCGAACTTGGGTTTGCCCAGCACCGCCTTGATCGGATCATGCGCCGCACCCGACAGCGAAAGCACATAATTGGCCACGTTTTGCACGTCAGCATCGCCGCCCAAGGCTGCCGCCATCGCCGGCATTTGACCATGCCGGCCTGCTGTGATGGTCTGCTTGATGGTTTCCGGCTTGCCGCCATACAACCAATCGGTATCCGCCAGATTCGGGAAACCCTTGCTGCCTTGCGCGTCAGAGCCGTGGCACTGGGCGCAGGAATTCAAGAACATCCGCTCGCCAATCGCACGCGCTTGCGGGTCTTTGGCTACGCTTGGCACATCCATCGCCATGTATTTATTGAAAATCGGCCCGAATTCTTTTTCCGCCGCCGCCATTTCAGCTTCGTACTGCGCCTTTGAAGACCAGTTGTAATAGCCGGCATAGCTGCCCAGGGCCGGATACAGAAAGAGATAGGCTGCGCCGAAAATCAAGGTCAGGTAGAACATGATGCTCCACCAGCGCGGCAAGGGGTTATTGCTCTCTTCCAGATCTTCGTCCCATACGTGACCGGTGGTGCCAGCCGGGAGCGGTTTGCCGTCCGGCCCCAGCTTGACCTTGACTGTCGATTGCGAACGCAGCAGCAATCCGCAACCGATAACGCCGGCGATCGAAATCACCGTGATCCACAGGCTCCAGCCTTGATTGAAAAAGTCAGCCATGATTATTTTCCATTTCCTTATTGCTCTTAGCCACGTCGCCGGCTTCAGTGCTGCCTTCATCCAGAGGCAAGCTGCCTAATTGCTCAAAGCGCGTACTGTTTTCCCGGCTGTACGCCCAGTACACGATGCCGCAAAAGACCAGCATGCTCAGTCCGGTAAAGAAAGCGCTCAACAGATTGAAGTCCATTGCATCCTCCGGGGATCAGTATTTGTTGCGAATCGCCGTGCCGAGCACTTGCAGATAAGCGATCAGGGCATCCTGTTCCGTCTTGCCGCGCAATTCATCCGGGCCTTTGGCGATTTGCTCATCGGTGTAAGGCACGCCCAGGGTCTTCATGGCGCGCAGCTTGACCGTCACATCTTCCGGATTGAGCTTGGTTTTCGCCAGCCAGGGATAGGACGGCATATTCGATTCCGGCACCACATCGCGCGGATTGTTCAAGTGAATCCGGTGCCATTCATCGCTGTAACGGCCCCCCACGCGCGCCAGATCCGGGCCGGTGCGCTTGCTGCCCCATTGGAAGGGATGGTCATACACCGATTCGCCCGGCACGGAATAGTGGCCATAGCGCTCAGTTTCCGCACGCAGCGGGCGCACCATCTGCGAATGGCAGCCGAAGCAGCCTTCACGCAGATAAATATCGCGCCCGGTGAGTTGCAAGGCGGTATAGGGCTTCACACCCGCCACCGGCTGAGTGGTGGATTTTTGGAAAAACAGGGGCACGATTTCCACCAGGCCGCCAAAGCTGATTGTCACCAGCGTCAGCACCAGCAGCAGGCCAATGTTTTTTTCCATCAATTCATGAGTGAACTTGCTCATTTCAGTTTTCTCCTCGCAATCAAGCGTGTGCGTGATGTTGTTGCGGCACCGGCGGAATCTTTGCATCCGCCGCAGTGGCGCCGGCCACGGTCTTGATCACGTTGTAT includes:
- a CDS encoding sulfite exporter TauE/SafE family protein; this encodes MLNLSLLLAAAAAGLAGGLHCAGMCSPVLRLLQKQAPADIPGGGAQARVLWLQSAAAPAAGLLWQIKLHAGRLSLYMAAGGVAGLLGAGSLILQPDHAFARFWFLLSNLWLLLFAWRLLPGLLQPHTPRLAALLELPLQAGAALLQRLVSGARLAAVPARASQLFSQGRRHPFLLGLAWGCLPCGLLYLVLPLALLSASPLAGAVLLLVFGLCSLPHLLVLPGLMALRHPAARWLLTLALLALGGYGLLHADMQDMPAWMCVN
- the hemN gene encoding oxygen-independent coproporphyrinogen III oxidase; this encodes MNARLAAEDAAQLIIDEELIRRFNKSGPRYTSYPSADRFQASFGALDYHQALKRRAALLEAGQAAPLSLYVHIPFCASLCYYCACNKVITKNKGQGGEYIRYLQRELQLASQHMPAGQSLRQLHFGGGTPTFLNNAELTQLMDILRAGFVFEDGAELGIEIDPRTVSHNSMAQLAALGFNRTSFGVQDFDAAVQQAVHRIQPYAMVQEAMQAARENGFSSINVDLIYGLPKQNLGSFDATISQVLELMPDRIALYNYAHLPQRFKPQRRILEADLPSAEERLQIFLLSLRRLTEAGYVYIGLDHFARPDDSLSQALRDHRLHRNFQGYTTSAECDLLALGASSIGLIGDAYVQAQRELPQYYAMLDAGVLPVEKGFHFSRDEKLRRTVIQHIMCARPLDFAAFGQAWQIDFSAYFAPELARLQSYQDMDLIQLDAQGLRITARGRMFVRAVAMEFDAFLHQATQATYSRLI
- a CDS encoding FixH family protein, yielding MQQSNQLDPALAAPPARQRWYREPWMALVLGGPLLVVCASIYTAVLAYQSDDKLIASDYYKRGLRVDEDLKRDEKAALYNMRALLTMSDKDVLLKLEGGVKAPPKMELLLSVGLEGHQIEQQFKLPLRQAEIGVYRAALPLQLWQSKHVWRVKLQHDDWRLTGQWQPSRDPEVKLQAAK
- the ccoG gene encoding cytochrome c oxidase accessory protein CcoG produces the protein MKVIPIKPVPAPTEAPQAQAGELAPGEVREVEQALYEVRKKIYPRAVHGWFASWRIALIIFTQTLFYGAAWLEWNGRQAVLFDLASRKFYIFGIVFWPQDFIYLAILLVVSALSLFLFTAIAGRLFCGYACPQTVYTEIFMWIERKVEGDRGARIKLDQAGMSLQKFSRKFTKHFLWIALALWTGFTFVGYFTPIKHLAHEFATFSLGPWEMFWVFFYAFATYGNAGWMREQVCKYMCPYARFQSAMFDKDTLTITYDERRGEPRGSRNKKDDPAKLGLGSCVDCGICVQVCPTGIDIRKGLQYECIGCAACIDACDQVMDKMGYEPGLIRYTTQRALDQNMPAAQERGEMWRHLLRPRTLIYTGALLLICLLTAFSLTVRQPLKVDVLRDRGLPRVTDTGAVDNVYRLQIMNTEEKPHRYEIAVEGLSGIAIVSDPTFELGPATTQSIPVRVRVPADQAQKGSNRITFIVRDRETASVEVREKAVFLAPRN
- the ccoP gene encoding cytochrome-c oxidase, cbb3-type subunit III; the protein is MADFFNQGWSLWITVISIAGVIGCGLLLRSQSTVKVKLGPDGKPLPAGTTGHVWDEDLEESNNPLPRWWSIMFYLTLIFGAAYLFLYPALGSYAGYYNWSSKAQYEAEMAAAEKEFGPIFNKYMAMDVPSVAKDPQARAIGERMFLNSCAQCHGSDAQGSKGFPNLADTDWLYGGKPETIKQTITAGRHGQMPAMAAALGGDADVQNVANYVLSLSGAAHDPIKAVLGKPKFAACAACHGADGKGNQAMGAPNLTDKVWLHGGGLQNVMESITKGRDNQMPAHKEILSPAKIHLLTAYVWGLSNTIDAEQAGKIAQDLKDAKTGGK
- a CDS encoding cbb3-type cytochrome c oxidase subunit 3, which produces MDFNLLSAFFTGLSMLVFCGIVYWAYSRENSTRFEQLGSLPLDEGSTEAGDVAKSNKEMENNHG
- the ccoO gene encoding cytochrome-c oxidase, cbb3-type subunit II, with the translated sequence MSKFTHELMEKNIGLLLVLTLVTISFGGLVEIVPLFFQKSTTQPVAGVKPYTALQLTGRDIYLREGCFGCHSQMVRPLRAETERYGHYSVPGESVYDHPFQWGSKRTGPDLARVGGRYSDEWHRIHLNNPRDVVPESNMPSYPWLAKTKLNPEDVTVKLRAMKTLGVPYTDEQIAKGPDELRGKTEQDALIAYLQVLGTAIRNKY